A region from the Melioribacter roseus P3M-2 genome encodes:
- the ftsZ gene encoding cell division protein FtsZ codes for MTDYTDGRKERLKFVTLDREDTQNLSAVLKVVGIGGGGCNAIDSMIHRGLTGVEFVAINTDAQVLQNSSAHHKIQIGTNVTRGLGAGADPNVGKKAAEEDREKITRILDGSDMVFVTAGMGGGTGTGGAPIVASIAKSLGALVVGIVTKPFSWEGKKRMKNAEEGIKELKQYVDSLIVIPNSRILSIIDTATAARAAFDKPNEILYEATRGIADIITMTGIINVDFADVRTVMRDSGHALMGCGIASGENRAVEAAQKAISSPLLEGVSIKGAKNILLNVSGSSNMTMQEVEAGNNIIFEAAGEEANVIFGIVNKEDMNDYISYTVIATGFGDDLDTNGIGSFRKEGKSSGKDKKSVPSFGGFSKEKIILNETNIDEQDLNIPTISRVRGDMKLFPETEMEEIQSGFKTKNKNDYKDNNSNDDEDSSSFLRKIMD; via the coding sequence ATGACTGACTATACCGACGGAAGAAAAGAAAGACTCAAATTTGTAACTCTCGACAGGGAAGATACACAGAATTTATCGGCTGTTCTGAAAGTAGTCGGAATCGGCGGCGGCGGCTGCAATGCAATCGACAGTATGATTCACCGCGGTTTGACCGGAGTCGAATTCGTGGCAATTAATACCGACGCTCAGGTTCTTCAGAACAGTTCCGCTCATCATAAAATTCAAATCGGCACAAACGTAACGCGCGGACTCGGCGCCGGAGCCGATCCCAACGTTGGCAAAAAAGCCGCCGAAGAAGATCGGGAAAAAATTACGCGCATTCTCGACGGAAGCGATATGGTATTCGTAACGGCGGGAATGGGCGGCGGCACAGGCACAGGCGGAGCTCCCATTGTGGCTTCGATAGCCAAAAGTCTCGGCGCTCTCGTCGTTGGCATTGTAACGAAACCTTTCAGCTGGGAAGGCAAAAAGAGGATGAAAAACGCCGAAGAAGGCATTAAAGAATTGAAACAATACGTTGACAGTCTCATTGTTATTCCCAATAGCAGAATACTCAGTATTATCGACACAGCCACAGCGGCTCGCGCCGCGTTCGATAAACCCAATGAAATTCTCTACGAAGCCACGCGCGGCATTGCCGACATTATTACAATGACCGGAATTATCAATGTCGACTTTGCCGACGTAAGAACCGTTATGCGCGACAGCGGTCATGCATTGATGGGATGCGGAATTGCAAGCGGCGAAAATCGCGCGGTCGAAGCGGCTCAAAAAGCAATTTCGTCGCCGCTCCTGGAAGGCGTTTCCATAAAAGGCGCAAAAAATATTCTGCTTAATGTGTCGGGCTCGTCGAATATGACAATGCAGGAAGTCGAAGCCGGAAATAATATTATCTTCGAAGCAGCCGGCGAAGAAGCCAACGTAATTTTCGGCATTGTCAACAAAGAAGATATGAACGACTATATTTCATATACGGTTATTGCCACCGGCTTCGGCGACGACCTCGATACTAACGGGATTGGCAGTTTTAGAAAGGAAGGTAAAAGCTCGGGCAAAGACAAAAAGTCCGTGCCTTCGTTCGGCGGATTTTCAAAAGAAAAAATAATTTTGAACGAAACAAATATTGACGAGCAGGATCTGAACATACCGACAATTTCCCGTGTCCGCGGAGATATGAAACTCTTTCCCGAAACGGAAATGGAAGAAATTCAATCCGGATTCAAAACAAAAAACAAAAACGACTACAAAGATAACAATAGCAACGACGATGAAGACTCGTCTTCGTTCTTAAGAAAAATAATGGACTAA
- the ftsA gene encoding cell division protein FtsA, whose translation MKRNIIAGLDLGTTKVCAVIAEHAEDNINILGFGVAPSEGLNRGLVANISKTAEAISEAMNIAINRAGLSVEEINVGVAGEHVTSLRHRNYVTINNPEREITEEDLNRLKSDVHTIRIPSDRQILHIIPEEFFVDYQGGIEDPIGMCGARLEAVNHVVLASVPAIQNIKKSVERAGYKIKELILQPIASSLSVLEENEKDLGVLLIDIGGGTTDIAVFHHKSIKHTKVIGVAGNQVTNDIRETLGIVTADAEKLKKEYGYALESAIIKDEDIYIKGVGARGNIKIPLTLLTQIISVRMRELFMLIDNELRQAGLKNKIKAGVVLTGGGSLLRGCTELAEEVFGLPARIGVPLELGTGLSGEIESPEFATAAGLIKGMPGKSVTEFSDAKDIKKEKKPIKINLFKKIQEFFENL comes from the coding sequence ATGAAAAGAAATATTATAGCCGGACTCGATCTGGGGACTACGAAAGTTTGCGCAGTAATTGCCGAACACGCGGAGGACAATATTAACATACTAGGATTCGGCGTGGCTCCCTCGGAAGGATTGAATCGCGGTCTCGTTGCGAATATATCCAAGACTGCCGAGGCAATAAGCGAGGCAATGAACATCGCAATAAACAGAGCCGGTTTGAGCGTCGAAGAAATTAATGTGGGCGTCGCAGGCGAGCATGTGACGAGTCTGAGACACCGAAACTATGTAACGATCAACAATCCCGAAAGGGAAATTACCGAAGAAGACCTGAACCGTCTCAAGTCGGACGTACATACAATAAGAATTCCGTCCGACAGACAAATACTTCACATTATACCGGAAGAATTTTTTGTCGACTATCAGGGAGGCATCGAAGACCCGATCGGAATGTGCGGCGCGAGGCTCGAAGCGGTTAATCATGTGGTCTTGGCTTCGGTACCGGCTATTCAAAACATTAAAAAATCGGTAGAACGAGCCGGTTATAAGATTAAAGAACTGATTCTTCAGCCGATTGCTTCGAGTTTGTCGGTGCTGGAGGAAAACGAAAAAGACCTCGGCGTTCTGTTAATCGATATCGGCGGCGGCACAACCGACATCGCAGTTTTTCATCACAAATCGATAAAACATACGAAAGTAATCGGAGTGGCGGGCAACCAGGTTACCAACGACATTCGGGAAACTCTCGGCATTGTTACTGCCGACGCCGAAAAATTGAAAAAAGAATACGGCTATGCCCTGGAAAGCGCAATTATTAAAGACGAGGATATTTATATAAAAGGCGTAGGAGCGCGGGGCAATATTAAAATTCCTTTGACGCTGTTGACCCAAATAATAAGCGTAAGAATGCGCGAACTTTTTATGCTTATCGATAATGAATTGCGCCAGGCTGGATTGAAAAATAAAATTAAGGCGGGCGTCGTGCTTACAGGCGGAGGTTCGCTTTTGAGAGGATGCACTGAACTGGCTGAAGAAGTTTTCGGGCTGCCCGCCAGAATCGGAGTGCCGCTCGAATTGGGCACGGGACTCTCCGGTGAAATCGAAAGCCCCGAATTTGCAACTGCGGCGGGATTAATTAAAGGAATGCCGGGCAAATCGGTTACCGAATTTTCCGACGCAAAAGATATTAAAAAAGAAAAGAAACCGATTAAAATAAATCTGTTCAAAAAAATACAAGAGTTTTTTGAGAATTTATAA
- a CDS encoding cell division protein FtsQ/DivIB produces the protein MKNKGYIAGIVFLALLISIIGYFAATLEKENYKIDLITLEGNNHLSKEKYLDFANLLERKNYGKLTLQVIKDRMEKHPYVKYADVSFANNGKVTVILHEKKFDAVLIDNQKHFLITDNLEPVPLLEGTERVDYPVITNPYLDGEIKPFISLKKNNDIATASKILSGIKLVNPELYSNISVIDMRNGGDVVMTFSLFDYPVVFGRRDEARKIVYFNALWNYLKGKEANNLIEYVDLRYNKHIYFGFAADSLISGEDQT, from the coding sequence ATGAAAAACAAAGGATACATAGCGGGTATAGTATTCTTGGCGCTGCTGATTTCGATTATCGGATATTTCGCGGCTACTCTAGAAAAAGAAAATTACAAAATTGATTTGATTACGCTGGAAGGCAACAATCATCTTTCAAAAGAAAAGTACTTGGACTTTGCAAATTTGCTGGAGAGAAAAAATTACGGAAAACTGACTCTGCAGGTTATCAAAGACCGGATGGAAAAGCATCCATACGTAAAATATGCGGATGTAAGTTTTGCAAATAACGGGAAAGTTACGGTTATACTGCATGAAAAAAAATTCGACGCCGTATTAATCGATAATCAAAAGCATTTCCTGATTACCGACAATCTTGAACCGGTGCCGTTATTGGAAGGAACGGAACGCGTCGATTATCCTGTTATTACAAATCCTTATCTGGATGGAGAAATTAAACCGTTTATAAGTTTGAAGAAAAATAACGACATAGCGACCGCCTCAAAAATTTTGAGCGGGATAAAACTCGTCAACCCCGAGTTATACAGCAACATTTCGGTTATCGATATGAGAAACGGGGGAGATGTGGTAATGACTTTTTCTCTGTTCGATTATCCTGTCGTTTTTGGCAGGCGCGACGAAGCGAGAAAAATAGTTTATTTCAATGCGCTTTGGAATTATCTGAAAGGGAAAGAAGCTAATAATTTAATTGAGTATGTCGATTTGAGGTATAACAAACATATTTATTTCGGCTTTGCCGCAGATAGTTTAATATCGGGAGAAGATCAAACATGA